A single Osmerus mordax isolate fOsmMor3 chromosome 7, fOsmMor3.pri, whole genome shotgun sequence DNA region contains:
- the mrps25 gene encoding 28S ribosomal protein S25, mitochondrial, which translates to MPMKGRFPIRRTLEYLQKGELVLKNRVKIMSVNYNTSGELSEGARKFVFFNVPQIQYKNPWVQIVMFKNMTPSPFLKFYLDDGEQVLVDVEGKDFKHITQHVKKILGKTEEVLQMEALAKMEASNPANFGPKKYCLKECICEVEGQVPCPGTTPLPQEMTGKYRIKMAAAQD; encoded by the exons ATGCCTATGAAAGGACGGTTTCCCATCAGACGAACATTAGAATACCTCCAGAAAGGTGAACTTGTCTTAAAAAACAGAGTCAAGATTATGTCGGTAAATTACAACACAAGCGGAGAGCTCAGCGAAGGAGCAAG AAAGTTCGTGTTCTTCAATGTACCGCAAATACAGTACAAAAATCCTTGGGTCCAAATCGTTATGTTCAAGAACATGACACCGTCCCCTTTCTTGAAATTCTACTTGG ATGATGGTGAGCAGGTGCtagtggatgtggaggggaaGGACTTTAAACACATCACCCAGCATGTGAAGAAGATTCTTGGCAAGACAGA AGAAGTCTTGCAGATGGAGGCTCTTGCCAAAATGGAAGCTTCTAATCCAGCCAATTTTGGGCCCAAGAAATACTGCCTGAAGGAGTGCATCTGTGAAGTTGAAGGCCAAGTACCCTGCCCAGGCACCACACCTCTGCCCCAAGAGATGACAGGGAAGTACCGCATCAAGATGGCAGCTGCACAGGACTGA
- the nr2c2 gene encoding nuclear receptor subfamily 2 group C member 2 translates to MSGSSQRFQIVSSEATATQQCIQIVTDQQTGQKIQIVTAMDRSSGPKQQFILTTADGSGTGKMILASSEKQLIFTTSDSMVPGRIQIMDAASVERLLGQSGDVGRPQPVEYCVVCGDKASGRHYGAVSCEGCKGFFKRSVRKNLTYSCRSNQDCIINKHHRNRCQFCRLRKCLEMGMKMDSVQSERKPIDLPREKPANCAASTEKIYIRKDLRSPLIATPTFITNREGSSSNLLDPGILVNIQQPLIQADGTFLLATGTKAEPGQGDLGTLANVVTSLASLKDSLNESVNNGDTSDSLQEEQSASEITRAFDTLAKALNPSDAGAGQNLAEEGDCLDGATIQVISRDQVTPIIEVEGPLLTDTHVGFKLTMPSPVPEYLNVHYICESASRLLFLSMHWARSIPAFSALGPDSNTSLVRACWNELFTLGLAQCAQIMNLSTILAAIISHLQSSIQDDKVSGERVKLVMEHIWKLQEFCNSMAKMETDSYEYAYLKAIVLFSPDHPGLNSSNPIEKFQEKAQMELQDYVQKAYPHDTYRLTRILMRLPALRLMSSSITEELFFTGLIGNVPIDSIIPYILKMETSDYNSQITDSSA, encoded by the exons ATGAGTGGCTCGTCACAACGCTTTCAGATTGTCTCTTCTGAGGCTACTGCCACACAACAGTGTATACAG attgTAACAGACCAGCAGACAGGTCAGAAGATCCAGATCGTCACAGCCATGGACCGGTCCAGTGGTCCCAAGCAGCAGTTCATACTGACTACAGCGGATGGTTCTGGGACAGGCAAGATGATCCTGGCCTCTTCAGAGAAGCAGCTCATCTTCACCACCTCAGACAGCATGGTGCCAGGCAGGATACAG ATCATGGACGCAGCCTCAGTGGAAAGGTTGCTGGGGCAGTCGGGGGATGTAGGCCGACCTCAGCCTGTGGAgtactgtgtggtgtgtggagaTAAGGCTTCAG GGAGACACTATGGGGCAGTCAGCTGTGAAGGTTGTAAAGGCTTCTTCAAGAGGAGTGTCAGAAAGAACCTCACCTACAGTTGCCGCAGCAACCAGGACTGCATCATCAACAAACACCACCGCAACCGCTGCCAGTTCTGTCGTCTGAGGAAGTGCCTGGAAATGGGGATGAAGATGGATT CGGTGCAGAGTGAAAGGAAGCCTATCGACCTGCCCCGCGAGAAGCCAGCCAACTGTGCCGCCTCCACAGAGAAGATATACATTAGAAAGGACCTGCGTAGCCCGCTCATAGCCACACCAACCTTCATCACCAACAGAGAGGGCTCCAG CTCCAACCTATTGGACCCTGGGATTCTGGTGAACATCCAGCAGCCACTCATCCAGGCTGATGGGACTTTTCTGCTGGCCACTGGAACTAAG GCAGAGCCAGGACAGGGGGATCTAGGGACGCTGGCTAATGTGGTGACATCACTGGCCAGCCTTAAAGATTCTCTCAATGAGTCTGTGAACAATGGCGATACCTCAGACAGCCTGCAGGAGGAGCAGTCTGCCAGTGAGATAACACG TGCCTTTGATACACTGGCCAAAGCCCTGAATCCATCAGATGCTGGTGCGGGGCAAAACCTGGCGGAGGAGGGGGACTGTTTGGATGGAGCCACAATCCAGGTGATCAGCCGAGACCAAGTGACCCCCATTATTGAGGTGGAGGGGCcgctgctcacagacacacacgttggCTTCAAG CTCACTATGCCCAGCCCTGTTCCTGAGTATCTGAATGTACATTACATCTGTGAATCAGCATcccgcctcctcttcctctccatgcaCTGGGCACGCTCCATACCTGCTTTCTCAGCTCTCGG tCCAGACAGTAACACCAGTCTGGTACGGGCCTGCTGGAATGAGCTGTTCACCCTGGGTCTGGCTCAGTGTGCCCAGATCATGAACCTCTCCACTATCCTGGCTGCTATCATCAGCCACCTGCAAAGTAGCATCCAGGACG ACAAGGTGTCCGGGGAGAGAGTGAAGCTAGTGATGGAGCACATCTGGAAGCTGCAGGAGTTCTGCAACAGCATGGCcaagatggagacagacagctatGAGTATGCCTACTTGAAAGCCATAGTTCTCTTCAGTCCCG ATCATCCAGGTCTGAATAGCAGCAACCCTATTGAGAAGTTCCAGGAGAAGGCCCAGATGGAACTTCAGGATTATGTGCAAAAAGCCTACCCACATGACACTTACAG GTTGACACGTATCCTGATGCGTCTGCCAGCCCTGCGTCTGATGAGCTCCAGCATCACAGAAGAGCTCTTCTTCACAGGCCTGATTGGCAATGTCCCCATCGACAGTATCATCCCCTACATCCTCAAGATGGAGACCTCCGACTACAACAGCCAGATCACAGACTCCAGTGCATGA